One window of Gilliamella sp. B3022 genomic DNA carries:
- a CDS encoding UxaA family hydrolase, translated as MVKYIKINNKDNVAVALSDIEAHESNIIIDENAIDLPQAIKQGHKFALKDIEPNENIIKYGLPIGHATCLIKTGEHIHSHNLKTNLSDINDYKYLPNLSKNQALHEIADKPVNIYRRKNGEVGIRNELWIIPTVTCINGIAQQIVKQFCDELNNQLEIDAITVLEHPYGCSQLGQDHKNTKLILQDLVKHPNAGAVLVIGLGCENNQISEFKADLGDYDESRVRFLIAQQEADEVACALVQLRELYAIMKQDKREAGRLSELKFGLECGGSDGFSGITANPMLGLFSDYVIAHGGTSVLTEVPEMFGAENILMSHCVDEPTFDKTVHMINDFKQYFISNNQPIYENPSPGNKAGGITTLEEKSLGCTQKAGGSEVIDVLNYGERLTKLGLNLLSAPGNDAVATGALSAAGCHMVLFTTGRGTPYGGIVPTVKIATNSQLADKKVNWIDFNAGKLIEGVSMQELLIEFIDYIVLVANGQQTCNEINNFRNLAILKSGVTL; from the coding sequence ATGGTAAAATATATAAAAATTAATAATAAAGATAATGTTGCTGTGGCATTATCTGATATTGAAGCACATGAAAGTAATATTATAATCGATGAAAACGCCATCGATTTACCACAAGCGATCAAACAAGGACATAAATTTGCGCTTAAAGATATAGAGCCTAATGAAAATATCATTAAATATGGTTTACCAATAGGACATGCCACTTGTTTAATTAAAACTGGTGAACATATTCATTCACATAATTTAAAAACCAATTTAAGTGATATTAATGATTATAAATATCTGCCTAATTTATCCAAAAATCAGGCACTGCATGAAATAGCGGATAAACCAGTAAACATTTACCGTCGAAAAAATGGCGAAGTGGGGATCCGCAATGAACTTTGGATCATACCAACGGTAACATGTATTAATGGTATTGCTCAGCAAATTGTTAAACAGTTTTGTGATGAGCTCAATAATCAATTAGAAATTGATGCAATTACCGTACTTGAACATCCTTATGGTTGTTCGCAACTTGGGCAAGATCATAAAAACACTAAATTAATATTACAAGATCTTGTTAAACACCCTAATGCGGGGGCTGTATTAGTTATTGGACTTGGATGTGAAAATAATCAAATCTCTGAATTTAAAGCCGATCTTGGTGATTATGATGAGTCGCGTGTTAGATTTCTTATTGCTCAACAAGAAGCCGATGAAGTCGCTTGTGCCTTGGTGCAGCTAAGAGAATTGTATGCCATTATGAAGCAAGATAAACGCGAAGCAGGGCGTTTGAGTGAGTTAAAATTTGGTTTAGAATGTGGTGGATCAGATGGTTTTTCAGGCATAACCGCCAATCCGATGTTGGGACTGTTTTCCGATTATGTCATTGCTCATGGTGGAACCAGTGTTTTAACTGAAGTACCGGAAATGTTTGGTGCTGAAAATATTTTAATGTCGCACTGTGTTGATGAGCCAACTTTCGATAAAACCGTGCATATGATCAACGATTTCAAACAGTATTTCATCTCAAACAATCAACCTATTTATGAAAATCCTTCTCCGGGTAATAAAGCAGGAGGGATAACAACTTTAGAAGAAAAATCTCTTGGTTGTACGCAAAAAGCTGGTGGAAGTGAAGTGATTGATGTTTTGAACTATGGTGAAAGACTAACAAAGCTTGGTCTTAATTTACTCAGTGCACCTGGTAATGATGCGGTCGCCACCGGGGCTTTATCAGCAGCAGGATGTCATATGGTGTTGTTCACTACTGGTCGTGGTACTCCCTATGGTGGAATCGTACCAACGGTGAAAATTGCTACTAATTCGCAATTAGCTGACAAAAAAGTCAATTGGATTGATTTTAATGCTGGTAAACTGATTGAAGGTGTCTCTATGCAAGAATTATTAATTGAATTTATTGACTATATCGTACTGGTTGCTAATGGTCAGCAGACTTGCAATGAAATAAATAATTTCAGAAATCTAGCGATATTAAAAAGTGGTGTAACGCTATAA
- a CDS encoding tagaturonate reductase, producing the protein MKTLNRVDFPGAKYTTRVVQFGEGNFLRAFLDWQLDILNEKTDLDAGVAIIRPLNTDFPPSLNTQDGLYTTLIRGLNESNETVKEFRMIRSVNTEINVYTQYDQYLELAKDPNIQFIFSNTTEAGISYVESDKLTDQPATSYPAKLTAFLYERFSHFSGSKESGLIIIPCELIDYNGDALKNLVLNYAKQWNLSDKFINWLENDNVFCSTLVDRIVPGYPKAQMAELESELGYKDNFIDSAEYFYLFVIQGPQWLAQKLRLDKCNMNIKIVDDIKPYKERKVAILNGAHTALVPVAYLAGIDTVGESMNDSQIFEYIKETIFDEIIPVLDLPHQELVDFAQSVINRFKNPFIEHQLLSIALNSMTKFKTRILPQLLAYQKAKSALPKHLVFSFAALIAFYRGVRSNQNYPLQDEAIWLERFSTGWAKVNSGNETLAQLVQTVLSDRAHWDCDLLSIPQLSQTLTQYLTVITQEGMRSAIKKCVTGSK; encoded by the coding sequence ATGAAAACATTAAACAGAGTTGATTTTCCTGGTGCTAAATATACTACGCGTGTTGTACAATTCGGCGAAGGCAATTTTTTGCGTGCTTTTTTAGATTGGCAATTGGATATCTTGAATGAAAAAACCGATCTTGATGCTGGTGTCGCTATTATTCGTCCACTTAATACAGACTTTCCACCATCATTAAATACGCAAGATGGTTTATATACCACGTTAATCCGTGGATTAAATGAAAGCAATGAAACGGTAAAAGAATTTAGGATGATTCGTTCGGTTAACACTGAGATAAATGTCTATACACAATATGACCAATATCTTGAACTTGCCAAAGATCCTAATATCCAATTTATTTTTTCTAATACCACTGAAGCGGGCATCAGTTATGTTGAAAGTGACAAACTCACTGACCAGCCAGCTACTAGCTATCCAGCTAAATTAACCGCTTTCTTATATGAAAGATTTAGCCATTTTTCTGGTAGCAAAGAAAGTGGTCTAATCATTATTCCATGTGAGTTAATTGATTATAATGGTGACGCACTGAAAAACTTAGTTTTAAACTATGCCAAACAATGGAATTTGTCAGACAAATTTATTAACTGGTTAGAAAATGATAATGTATTTTGTTCAACATTGGTTGATAGGATTGTACCTGGTTACCCTAAAGCTCAAATGGCTGAATTAGAATCGGAATTAGGTTATAAAGATAACTTTATTGATTCAGCAGAATACTTCTATCTTTTTGTTATCCAAGGTCCACAATGGTTAGCACAGAAATTGCGCTTAGATAAATGCAACATGAATATCAAAATTGTCGATGATATTAAGCCATATAAAGAGCGTAAAGTCGCGATTTTAAATGGTGCACACACCGCGTTGGTTCCTGTTGCTTATCTGGCAGGAATTGATACGGTAGGTGAATCAATGAATGATTCACAAATCTTCGAGTACATTAAAGAGACCATTTTTGATGAGATTATTCCTGTTTTAGATTTACCACACCAAGAATTAGTTGATTTTGCACAGTCAGTTATCAATCGTTTTAAAAACCCATTTATTGAACACCAATTATTGTCAATCGCTCTAAATAGTATGACCAAATTTAAAACGCGTATACTTCCGCAGTTGCTCGCTTATCAAAAAGCAAAAAGCGCATTACCTAAGCATTTAGTCTTCTCTTTCGCTGCCTTAATTGCTTTTTATCGTGGTGTGAGAAGTAATCAAAATTATCCATTACAGGATGAAGCAATTTGGTTAGAGCGTTTCAGTACAGGCTGGGCGAAGGTTAATAGTGGCAATGAAACACTTGCACAATTAGTTCAAACAGTACTGAGTGATCGTGCTCATTGGGATTGTGATTTACTCAGCATTCCGCAATTATCACAAACATTAACACAATATTTAACTGTCATTACTCAAGAAGGAATGCGCAGTGCTATTAAAAAATGTGTTACTGGTAGCAAATAA
- the uxaC gene encoding glucuronate isomerase yields the protein MRFLTEDFLLDTEFSRQLYHNYAAQQPIFDYHCHLPPEQIAQDYQFKNLYDIWLKGDHYKWRAMRTNGVPEKFCTGNDVNDFNKFKAWAETVPHTIGNPLYHWTHLELRRPFGIDNITLSPATAETIWNTCNAMLETKDFTARSIMKKMNVKMVGTTDDPIDDLIHHKTIAQDTSFDIKVLPSWRPDKAFNIDSEFFVSYIEKLSTVADISISSFHQLCQALAKRMDHFAAHGCKVSDHALDTVVYEEATEKELDVILTKRLTGANLTSKEIAQFKTAVIIYLGSEYNKRGWVQQYHIGALRNNNSKMFKLMGPDVGFDSINDSPIAQPLSRLLDAQAKQNALPKTILYCLNPSDNEILGTMIGNFQGESIQGKMQFGSGWWFNDQKDGMIRQMTQLAQLGLLSRFVGMLTDSRSFLSYTRHEYFRRILCRMIGRWVEDGEAPGDIELLGQMVKNISFDNAKNYFGIELN from the coding sequence ATGCGTTTTTTAACTGAAGATTTTTTACTTGATACAGAATTTTCTCGTCAACTTTATCACAATTATGCGGCACAACAGCCAATTTTTGATTATCACTGTCATTTACCGCCAGAACAAATCGCGCAAGATTATCAATTTAAAAATTTATACGATATATGGTTAAAAGGCGATCATTATAAATGGCGTGCCATGCGCACTAATGGTGTACCAGAAAAATTTTGTACGGGCAACGACGTTAATGATTTTAATAAATTTAAAGCATGGGCTGAAACAGTACCTCATACGATAGGTAATCCACTTTATCATTGGACCCATTTAGAATTACGTAGACCCTTTGGCATCGATAACATTACGCTTTCACCTGCAACGGCTGAAACCATTTGGAATACCTGTAATGCAATGCTTGAAACTAAAGATTTTACTGCGCGTAGTATTATGAAAAAAATGAATGTGAAAATGGTAGGCACAACCGATGATCCAATTGATGATTTAATTCACCATAAAACCATTGCTCAAGATACTTCATTTGATATTAAAGTTTTACCAAGTTGGCGTCCTGATAAAGCATTTAATATTGATTCTGAATTTTTTGTTTCTTATATAGAAAAATTATCGACAGTAGCAGATATCAGCATCTCAAGCTTTCATCAACTTTGTCAGGCTTTAGCAAAACGTATGGATCATTTTGCTGCACATGGTTGTAAAGTTTCTGATCACGCTTTAGATACAGTAGTTTATGAAGAAGCAACAGAAAAAGAATTAGATGTAATTTTAACTAAACGGTTAACGGGTGCAAATTTAACTTCGAAAGAGATCGCTCAATTCAAGACTGCGGTTATCATCTACTTAGGCAGTGAATACAACAAACGTGGATGGGTTCAGCAATACCATATTGGCGCTTTACGTAATAACAATTCAAAAATGTTTAAACTGATGGGACCTGATGTTGGTTTTGATTCTATTAATGATTCGCCAATTGCTCAACCATTGTCTCGACTCTTAGATGCACAAGCTAAACAAAATGCTCTCCCTAAAACCATTCTTTATTGTTTAAATCCATCTGATAATGAAATCTTGGGTACGATGATAGGTAATTTCCAAGGGGAATCAATACAAGGCAAAATGCAATTTGGTTCAGGTTGGTGGTTTAACGATCAAAAAGATGGCATGATTCGCCAAATGACCCAACTTGCTCAACTTGGTTTATTAAGTCGTTTTGTTGGAATGCTAACCGATAGCCGCAGTTTCCTTTCTTATACTCGTCATGAATATTTTAGACGCATTTTATGCCGTATGATTGGTCGTTGGGTTGAAGATGGTGAAGCACCAGGTGATATCGAATTATTAGGACAGATGGTCAAAAATATCAGTTTTGATAATGCAAAAAACTATTTTGGTATTGAATTAAATTAA
- a CDS encoding MFS transporter, which translates to MYKAIKNLRWYMIALVTIGTILGYLTRNSIAVAAPVLNEVMGMTTQQYSYVVAAYSACYTVMQPVAGYVLDLLGTRVGYAVFALLWSIFCISTAFSGSWVGLAFTRGAVGAAEAAMIPAGLKATSEWFPAKERSIAVGWFNLGSSVGAMIAPPLVAGAIWLHSWQLAFIICGLLSFVWGVFWFALYRHPTNQKRLSEEERKYILSGQEVSHQTSNTEKLPAYKIVSTRRFWGIAIPRFLAEPAWGTFNAWIPLFMFTTYGFDLKQIAIFAWMPMLFADFGCVLGGYMAPFFQKYFNVSLINSRKLVVTVGGILMIAPGLIGLFANPYVAIFLFCIGGFAHQALSGALITLSSDVFGRNEVATANGFTGMAAWLASTIFALIVGAVAESVGFSPLFVILSCLDLLAALAVWTILKAPSTTEQQ; encoded by the coding sequence ATGTACAAAGCAATAAAAAATCTTCGCTGGTATATGATAGCGTTAGTAACCATTGGCACCATTCTTGGGTATTTAACTCGAAATTCAATTGCTGTTGCTGCCCCAGTGCTTAATGAAGTCATGGGTATGACAACTCAACAATATTCATATGTTGTTGCTGCTTATTCAGCCTGTTATACCGTAATGCAACCTGTAGCTGGCTATGTACTTGACTTATTGGGTACACGCGTAGGTTATGCGGTATTCGCTCTATTATGGTCAATCTTTTGTATTAGTACTGCATTTTCAGGCAGTTGGGTTGGTCTTGCATTCACTCGTGGAGCAGTGGGTGCTGCTGAAGCGGCTATGATTCCTGCTGGTTTAAAAGCAACAAGTGAATGGTTTCCAGCGAAAGAAAGATCAATTGCCGTTGGTTGGTTTAATTTAGGATCATCGGTTGGGGCAATGATAGCACCGCCATTAGTCGCCGGAGCAATATGGTTACATAGCTGGCAGTTAGCATTTATTATTTGTGGTTTATTAAGTTTTGTTTGGGGGGTATTTTGGTTTGCTCTTTATCGTCATCCAACTAACCAAAAACGATTATCAGAAGAAGAAAGAAAATACATTCTATCTGGGCAAGAAGTAAGTCACCAAACTTCAAATACTGAAAAATTACCTGCATATAAAATTGTGAGTACTCGTCGCTTTTGGGGTATTGCCATTCCTAGATTTTTAGCTGAACCGGCATGGGGAACCTTTAACGCTTGGATCCCATTATTTATGTTTACAACTTATGGTTTTGACCTAAAACAGATTGCAATTTTTGCTTGGATGCCAATGCTGTTTGCTGATTTTGGTTGTGTACTTGGCGGCTATATGGCGCCATTTTTCCAAAAATATTTTAATGTCAGTTTGATTAACTCACGCAAATTAGTTGTGACTGTTGGTGGCATATTAATGATTGCTCCTGGGTTAATTGGGCTGTTTGCAAATCCCTATGTTGCTATCTTTTTATTTTGTATTGGAGGATTTGCTCACCAAGCATTATCTGGTGCATTAATTACATTATCTTCCGATGTATTTGGTCGAAATGAAGTTGCAACTGCAAATGGCTTTACAGGTATGGCGGCATGGCTTGCAAGTACTATCTTTGCTTTAATTGTGGGAGCGGTTGCGGAATCAGTTGGTTTTAGTCCATTATTTGTAATATTAAGTTGTCTTGATCTTTTAGCTGCATTAGCGGTATGGACAATATTAAAAGCACCATCTACAACTGAACAACAATAA
- the exuR gene encoding transcriptional regulator ExuR translates to MIQEQNEHQRLYQVIATELKNRIINGIYSVGSKLPSERLICEELKVSRSVVREAIIMLEVEGFVDARKGSGIHVIANKQQTINIISDSHGLNFATTGPFELLQARQLIESNIAEFAATQITKDDIVNLLEIQHNAKKEDHYRDSDWDLKFHTQIAMITRNTALITIVEETWRQRTLNPLWKKLHEHVQQQDIESWWEEHDKILEALINRDPKAAKLAMWQHLENTKKMLFDAASEDFETKRDHYLFSDNPVVSINENEFE, encoded by the coding sequence ATGATCCAAGAGCAAAATGAACATCAGCGTCTTTATCAAGTTATCGCTACAGAATTAAAAAACCGTATTATTAATGGTATTTATTCTGTTGGAAGTAAATTACCGTCAGAAAGACTTATTTGTGAAGAATTAAAAGTCAGTCGTTCGGTGGTAAGAGAAGCGATTATTATGCTAGAAGTTGAAGGTTTTGTTGATGCTAGAAAAGGGTCTGGTATACATGTTATTGCAAATAAGCAACAGACCATCAATATAATTAGTGACTCACACGGACTTAATTTTGCAACAACAGGGCCATTTGAATTATTACAAGCCCGTCAATTAATTGAAAGCAATATTGCTGAGTTTGCTGCAACTCAGATCACAAAAGATGATATTGTAAATCTATTAGAAATTCAGCACAATGCCAAAAAAGAAGATCACTATCGTGACTCTGATTGGGATCTGAAATTTCACACCCAAATAGCCATGATTACGCGTAATACAGCTTTAATAACCATTGTTGAAGAAACATGGCGACAGCGAACTTTAAATCCTTTATGGAAAAAACTTCATGAACATGTACAGCAACAAGATATCGAAAGCTGGTGGGAAGAACATGATAAAATTCTTGAGGCATTAATCAATCGAGATCCCAAAGCAGCCAAATTAGCGATGTGGCAACATCTAGAAAATACGAAAAAAATGTTATTTGATGCAGCGAGTGAAGATTTTGAAACTAAACGCGATCATTACCTGTTTTCAGATAATCCAGTTGTCAGTATTAATGAAAATGAATTTGAATAA
- the lolA gene encoding outer membrane lipoprotein chaperone LolA, protein MKKFLLLMGLLASASVWAGDKELLQRRLDKIDGFYAHFSQEVKTADNQMVQEGKGELWVTRPYYFNWTMHEPDETSIISDGTDMWVYIPAVEQVSVMDLKKAVDNRLMLLITDSHNAIWNVYNVTRKQDSFTLKPTDGSNQVFVISVLPTGMISNFSIIEEDGQRSDYELFSQKLGKVDSDKFKFTPPAGITIDDQR, encoded by the coding sequence ATGAAAAAGTTTTTATTGTTAATGGGATTGTTGGCTAGCGCTTCAGTATGGGCTGGCGATAAAGAGTTGTTACAACGCCGCCTTGATAAAATAGATGGTTTTTATGCACATTTTTCTCAAGAGGTAAAAACTGCTGATAACCAAATGGTTCAAGAAGGTAAAGGAGAGCTTTGGGTTACAAGACCTTATTATTTTAATTGGACAATGCACGAACCCGATGAAACCTCAATTATTTCCGATGGAACAGATATGTGGGTCTATATACCAGCGGTTGAGCAGGTGAGTGTAATGGATTTAAAAAAAGCAGTGGATAATCGATTGATGCTACTGATTACTGATAGCCACAATGCCATTTGGAATGTTTATAATGTGACTCGTAAACAAGATTCATTTACATTAAAACCAACAGATGGATCTAATCAGGTTTTTGTTATTTCGGTGTTACCAACGGGCATGATTTCTAACTTTTCCATTATTGAAGAAGATGGGCAACGTAGCGACTATGAATTATTTAGCCAAAAACTTGGCAAAGTTGACTCAGACAAATTTAAATTTACTCCACCAGCAGGTATAACAATTGATGATCAACGTTAG
- a CDS encoding replication-associated recombination protein A, translating to MPSMSFEFTTEEFKPLAARMRPRTLSEYIGQTQLLGANKPLPKAITAGNLHSMILWGPPGTGKTTLAEIIAHHANAKVERVSAVTSGIKDIREAIERAKINQQAGIRTILFVDEVHRFNKSQQDAFLPYVENGTVTFIGATTENPSFELNSALLSRARVYLLKSLTTHDIELILQQAIDDPERGYGKYKITLPDETKKQIAEFVGGDARRALNTLELLVDMSDGQPLTPALLKEIIGERSARFDNQGDRYYDLISAVHKSIRGSAPDAALYWYARIISAGGDPLYVARRLLAIASEDVGNADPRAMQVALAAWDCFTRVGPAEGERAIAQAIVYLACAPKSNAVYLAFKQAMLDAQSKPDYDVPQHLRNAPTNLMKKLGYGAQYRYAHDEPNAFAAGENYFPPELADSKYYYPTMRGAEKNYRDKLAWLESQNQASPIQRYKPSKD from the coding sequence ATGCCTAGTATGTCTTTTGAATTTACGACAGAAGAATTTAAGCCGTTAGCGGCAAGAATGCGTCCTCGTACGTTATCAGAATATATTGGTCAAACACAACTTTTGGGTGCTAACAAACCTTTACCAAAAGCGATTACTGCCGGTAATTTGCATTCGATGATTTTATGGGGGCCTCCTGGGACGGGTAAAACGACACTTGCTGAAATCATTGCCCATCATGCCAATGCTAAAGTTGAAAGAGTTTCGGCAGTGACGTCAGGAATCAAAGATATTCGTGAAGCCATTGAAAGGGCGAAAATTAATCAGCAAGCGGGTATCCGTACCATTTTATTTGTTGATGAGGTTCACCGTTTTAATAAAAGTCAACAAGATGCATTTTTACCCTATGTTGAAAATGGTACCGTAACATTTATAGGGGCTACCACTGAAAATCCTTCATTTGAATTGAATTCTGCATTATTATCACGTGCTCGTGTGTATCTGCTTAAATCATTAACCACACATGATATTGAGCTAATCTTACAACAAGCGATAGATGACCCAGAACGCGGATACGGTAAATATAAAATTACCCTACCAGATGAAACCAAAAAACAAATCGCGGAATTTGTGGGTGGGGATGCGAGACGTGCCTTAAATACTCTTGAACTTTTAGTCGATATGTCTGATGGACAACCACTTACGCCTGCATTACTCAAAGAGATAATTGGAGAACGTAGCGCTCGATTTGATAATCAAGGTGATCGTTATTACGATTTAATCTCTGCTGTTCATAAATCGATTCGAGGTTCAGCACCCGACGCAGCACTCTATTGGTATGCTAGAATTATTTCGGCGGGCGGTGATCCACTTTATGTTGCTCGCCGATTGTTAGCTATAGCTTCGGAAGATGTGGGTAATGCTGATCCAAGAGCAATGCAAGTTGCACTAGCGGCATGGGATTGCTTTACACGTGTTGGTCCAGCTGAAGGTGAGCGCGCTATCGCACAAGCAATTGTGTATCTTGCTTGTGCACCAAAAAGTAATGCGGTATATTTAGCTTTTAAACAAGCTATGCTTGATGCGCAATCAAAGCCCGATTATGATGTTCCACAACATTTACGTAATGCACCAACAAATTTAATGAAAAAGTTAGGTTATGGTGCTCAGTATCGTTATGCTCATGATGAACCTAATGCATTTGCAGCAGGAGAAAATTATTTTCCGCCTGAATTAGCCGATAGCAAGTATTATTATCCAACCATGCGTGGTGCCGAAAAAAATTATCGTGATAAACTCGCTTGGTTAGAATCGCAAAATCAAGCCAGCCCTATTCAACGTTATAAACCATCCAAAGATTAA